The Ignavibacteriales bacterium genome segment GTCTGCAAGAATCTCAGCACCTTGGGTTGAACGGTGAGGGACATCTCGCCGATTTCATCAAGAAAGAGAGTACCTCCATCGGCCATCTCCACCAACCCCTGCTCGGTACTCGTTGCGTCGGTAAAGGCCCCCTTCTCGTGACCGAACAATTCGCTTTCGATAAGCGTTTCAGGAATCGAAGAGCAATTGAGCGCCATGAACGACTGCGTTTTTCTCGAGCTGTTGGCGTGAATGAAGTTGGCGACAAGCTCCTTGCCCGTACCGCTTGCACCTTCGATGAGGATTGTGGAGTCCGAAGGAGCGGATCTCTCTGCGAGATCCAGCATTTCAAGAAACCCACGGTTTCGACTGATGATATGACTCGAGAGGGCGCGCCGGGAGAGCTCCGCCTTGAACACTTTGTTCAGGAACAGAAGTTTCTTGCGCTCGAGCGCCCGTTCGATGAGATACAGGAGCTCGCTCGAGGAGTACGGCTTTGTGACATAGTAATATGCGCCGTGTTTCATGCATTCGACGGCGATCTTGACCTCATCGACGGCGGACAATACAATCACTTCACAGTCACCGTGCCTCGGCTTGATGCACTTCAGGAGCTCAAGACCATTCAGACGCGGCATGTTCACGTCCAGCAGCATCAGATCGAACGGCTGCGTTTGAAACAGAGCGAGAGCTTCTACTCCATCGGCAGCTTTCGCGACTTCGTACCCCTCCTGCTCAAGCATATGGCTCAGGGCATCCAGAAAATCTTCGCAGTCATCAACGGCAAGGATCGAAATCGGCTGTTTACCCATGGCGACTCTTTCGCTTTCCTAGGATTGGTTTTGCGTGGAGCTGTAGACGTAGATACTGTTGACGATCGGATCGAAATGATGGTGTGCTAAAATTTTCTCGATGTGTGTGATCCCGATAGCCGAGTCCTTTGGGAGAAGCTTCGTTCCCGTACCGGTCACGAGATCGTGGGCAAGAACCATTCCCGCCTGCAGTTCAAGAATGTTGACCTGCCGCTTTCCCTCCATCCAGGCTGGATTCTCGACTATCTGAAGGTACTCCTCGGCAAGCTGAACAACACGTGGATCGAGAACAGTCCCTTTCGCCCTTCGCACTGCTTCAAGCTGATCCTGCCGCGTGAAGCCCTTTGCAACAGGTAATTGTTCTATGACATTGGCGAGCCTGAGGATCCTTGAACCGAGAGGAATCTGCTGATTCATCAACCTGTCCGGATACCCGGTGCCGTCATAGTTTTCCAACTGGTAGCGGATGAGAGTGCTCGCGTCCTTGAGCTTCGGGATTCCCCCAAGAATAAGCTGGCCAAGGTTGGGGAAACTCTCGAGCTCATTCCGTTGATCTTCTGAGAGATCAGGACGCTCTTTGCGGAGCAACTCGTCCGGGAAACTCACCTTGCCGATTTCGTGCAGCCTCGCGGCCGTGCCGAGGGTCTGCAAATCGGCTCCATTCATTTCGAGCTTCGCGCCGATCCAGAGGGCCATTTGCTCAGAGCGTTCCGCCCGAGCAGATGCGTTCGGAACCCGCAAGCCGATCAGATGAATGAGAAGTTGGAGCACGCCGGTATAGCTCTCTTCCAGAATGAGATTCAACTCAGCGAGCGCCTTGCGGTCTTCAACCATTTCGTCGTGCATGGCGCGAATGCGCAGGGACGCCCGGACCCTGGACAACAACTCCTCAGCATGTACAGGACGGGTCACATAATCGTCAGCTCCGCTGTCGAAGCCCCTCACTTTGTCTCCTACGTCGTCGCTGCCCGTGAGCAGAATAAACATCGTTTCGCGAAGGGCTTTGTCGCTCTTCACACTCCGGCACAGTTCTACGCCATCCATCACCGACATATAGATGTCGCTGATAATGATCGCAGGATGTTTTTCCCCGACGAGAAGGAGCGCTTCTGCCCCGTTCCCTGCGCAGAGAACGTCATAGGATGACTCGCTGCGGAGCACGGCCGACAATATCTCTCTTTGGGAGTCATCGTCATCGACGATGAGCACCCGGGTCTTCTCACTCATTCTTCTTTCCCTTGGTTTCGCCCTGCTTCTCATATTGCACAAGGATGCTGGTTCTCCTGTTCACGACATCGAACGGATCGGACGGGTTTCTGAGATGCCTGTCCGCGTATCCCATCACACCGTCAATTCTCGCACCCTCCAGCCCGTTCTTCATCAAGATCCGGCGTGCGCTGTTGGCACGGTCCGCGCTGAGCTCATAATTCGTATATCCGTCGGTGCTCTGATACTGCCGTGAATCCGTATGTCCTTCGAGCACAACGTGATTCGTCATCGCCTTCAACTCTGCTGCAATAATCGCCAGTACTTTCGTCGCGTCTTCCTTCAGATGCGAAGTGCCAACGTCGAAAAACACTTTGTTCGATTGTTCAACCAGTTCGATCCTCATCCCCTCTTTGGTGATTTCGATCTTGATTTGCTTCGCGAGTTCTTTGAGAGTTGGAGTTTTCTGCATTGTCTCCATGATCTTCTCCCCCATCTCCTTCAGCTTCTCTTCCTGGCGCTTGAGGTTCTCCTCCATCAAGTGCTCTCCAACGGCGACCTTATTGAATTCGAACGCGCCTCCCCCTTTGGTGTTCTCTGAGAACGCTCCCGGATCCTTGAAGTAGGCCGCCATGTACTCCTTGACCTGCTTGCTCTGGCCCACGATCCACAAGACTATAAACAGAGCCATCATGGCGGTCACAAAGTCGGCGTACGCCACCTTCCACGCCCCCCCATGATGCGCCGCGTGCCCGCCTTTCTTTTTGCGGATGATAATGGGGACTTCCGGATTTCGGGAGTTTCCTGTCATTTCAGTTTCCTGCTGGCGCGGCCTTCACCGAACGGGCTGCTGTTTCAAGCTCTTTGAATGAGGGACGGACTGCACCACAGATACTGCGACGCGCGAATTCCACAACGGTGATAGGCGCATTCCCTTTCGCGTAAGCAACAACGCCGGCCTTGATGCACTCGAAATACCGTGATTCACTCGCCTGCAATTGTTCCAGGTGCCCCGCCAGGGGACCCACAAAACCATAGCACATGAGAATCCCCAGGAAGGTCCCCACCAACGCTGCGGCGACTTTCTCCCCGATCACTTCCGGCGGGCCATTGATCGCC includes the following:
- a CDS encoding sigma-54 dependent transcriptional regulator; this translates as MGKQPISILAVDDCEDFLDALSHMLEQEGYEVAKAADGVEALALFQTQPFDLMLLDVNMPRLNGLELLKCIKPRHGDCEVIVLSAVDEVKIAVECMKHGAYYYVTKPYSSSELLYLIERALERKKLLFLNKVFKAELSRRALSSHIISRNRGFLEMLDLAERSAPSDSTILIEGASGTGKELVANFIHANSSRKTQSFMALNCSSIPETLIESELFGHEKGAFTDATSTEQGLVEMADGGTLFLDEIGEMSLTVQPKVLRFLQTGEFRRVGSNKNLKADVRIVSATNKDLRQEAVARRFREDLLFRLNVITLQLPSLRERKDDIPLLVNHFLRQHAGAKEPKRLDERALEVLMKYDWPGNVRELENVMERAVILSQDDVIYFDDLALPLKSRPAHDLSSKVANAGIQAGSPVSMTEMQRAHVAGVLRAVSGNKEVAAKILGMSVKTLYSKMQAYNLGEVH
- a CDS encoding response regulator, coding for MSEKTRVLIVDDDDSQREILSAVLRSESSYDVLCAGNGAEALLLVGEKHPAIIISDIYMSVMDGVELCRSVKSDKALRETMFILLTGSDDVGDKVRGFDSGADDYVTRPVHAEELLSRVRASLRIRAMHDEMVEDRKALAELNLILEESYTGVLQLLIHLIGLRVPNASARAERSEQMALWIGAKLEMNGADLQTLGTAARLHEIGKVSFPDELLRKERPDLSEDQRNELESFPNLGQLILGGIPKLKDASTLIRYQLENYDGTGYPDRLMNQQIPLGSRILRLANVIEQLPVAKGFTRQDQLEAVRRAKGTVLDPRVVQLAEEYLQIVENPAWMEGKRQVNILELQAGMVLAHDLVTGTGTKLLPKDSAIGITHIEKILAHHHFDPIVNSIYVYSSTQNQS
- a CDS encoding OmpA family protein, whose product is MTGNSRNPEVPIIIRKKKGGHAAHHGGAWKVAYADFVTAMMALFIVLWIVGQSKQVKEYMAAYFKDPGAFSENTKGGGAFEFNKVAVGEHLMEENLKRQEEKLKEMGEKIMETMQKTPTLKELAKQIKIEITKEGMRIELVEQSNKVFFDVGTSHLKEDATKVLAIIAAELKAMTNHVVLEGHTDSRQYQSTDGYTNYELSADRANSARRILMKNGLEGARIDGVMGYADRHLRNPSDPFDVVNRRTSILVQYEKQGETKGKKNE